A window of the Acidithiobacillus thiooxidans ATCC 19377 genome harbors these coding sequences:
- a CDS encoding OmpA family protein: protein MRHRFNIFFFLTLSLAGSTSILAENGQDLPFLGRYPGSVVDNYRSAHYDEITIPLGPLGKNALTRSETLEGQITYIKYQVPRDRSPLEVIRNYQQALQHAGFHILWQCANHNCRTNGDASINTSLWRNAPTGYTGGVENFLFDDGRMLTAEHRAADGVRTLVFINDNTLFGHSQDASAYAIQTQPMQNGMVSSSSDPLTSENMLYELNNKGQFSLHLPFDFNRSTLRTDAQPSLKALSDLLKKHPQLHVRIEGHTDQAGAESYNQKLSVTRAVAVKNALIAEGIDPRRLETTGYGSSRPLVSNDTEANRAINRRVEIIKMA, encoded by the coding sequence ATGCGTCACAGATTTAATATTTTCTTCTTTCTGACATTATCTTTAGCAGGATCAACATCTATCCTTGCAGAAAATGGTCAAGATCTCCCCTTTCTGGGGCGATACCCCGGAAGCGTAGTGGATAATTATCGCAGTGCTCATTACGATGAAATAACAATTCCACTGGGACCATTAGGTAAAAATGCTCTAACCCGTTCTGAAACACTGGAGGGCCAAATCACCTATATCAAATATCAGGTTCCCAGAGATCGCTCGCCATTAGAAGTGATTCGCAACTATCAACAAGCTTTGCAGCATGCAGGGTTCCACATTTTATGGCAGTGCGCCAATCATAATTGCAGAACCAATGGAGATGCATCCATTAATACATCTCTCTGGCGAAACGCGCCGACAGGCTATACAGGAGGCGTGGAAAATTTTCTTTTTGATGACGGGCGCATGTTAACAGCAGAACATCGAGCTGCTGATGGAGTACGTACTTTAGTTTTCATCAACGACAACACCCTGTTCGGTCACTCCCAGGATGCTTCAGCATATGCAATACAGACGCAGCCTATGCAAAACGGGATGGTGTCCAGTTCGTCTGACCCTCTGACTAGCGAGAACATGCTCTATGAACTGAATAATAAAGGGCAATTTTCTTTGCATTTACCTTTTGACTTCAATCGCTCAACCCTCAGGACAGATGCCCAACCCTCCTTGAAGGCATTGAGTGATCTGCTAAAGAAGCATCCACAGTTACATGTACGAATTGAGGGACACACAGATCAGGCAGGTGCAGAAAGCTACAATCAAAAGTTATCTGTCACTCGGGCGGTAGCTGTTAAAAACGCCTTAATTGCCGAAGGCATTGATCCCCGGCGCCTTGAAACAACAGGCTATGGATCAAGCAGACCCTTAGTTAGCAACGATACTGAGGCAAATAGAGCCATCAACAGACGCGTAGAAATTATTAAAATGGCATAA
- a CDS encoding helix-turn-helix transcriptional regulator: MQIILFHLDTQRILTAVEMQKIQAGLTFLHSRLEIEYPFHPELNPTDLRIAQLLVNGIGQSQIALQLGQSESTIRSRIAALCRRHGVPNRRMLLARLLRTIGSKKQIATLPFGATSDWSEQHASQI; encoded by the coding sequence ATGCAGATCATACTGTTTCATCTCGACACACAAAGAATACTAACTGCTGTAGAAATGCAAAAAATTCAGGCAGGGCTAACCTTCCTGCACAGCAGATTAGAAATAGAATACCCTTTTCATCCTGAACTAAACCCAACAGATTTACGTATTGCACAATTACTGGTTAATGGTATTGGTCAAAGCCAAATTGCACTGCAACTTGGACAGAGTGAAAGCACCATACGTTCCCGGATAGCCGCACTATGCCGACGCCATGGGGTGCCAAACAGGCGCATGCTCCTCGCGCGCCTCCTAAGGACCATTGGCAGTAAAAAACAAATCGCCACGTTGCCTTTCGGGGCCACTTCTGACTGGAGTGAACAGCATGCGTCACAGATTTAA